The following coding sequences are from one Mycoplasma mycoides subsp. capri window:
- a CDS encoding lipoprotein, with amino-acid sequence MKKLLTILGSICLSAGTMVTAIACSTKNEKFDKPSITDELAQKIVSGLKLTNDFNFTTGEQFSKLDYKSLVLDMINETISKNKYSDNLHNLSRKFGLEISKTKELGEKKSQEVLKNLSTIKLFTEYTSKRASEEHSDNVDLEYSANYPLNPYNLDPKNGKKDTTTYAIYYKSNNTSTGGGSNGGSTSNWLRWQTTGEFDTLESKVPGVPQLPSISLLTESDKNNFRIAKLSSPKDQDYINKTATVDDEGKGTNGGSDKKIEWYKNSNSKFETDGQGIMQYRFMYHFKTKLESKSFSDLLGHAYIDSNLYIDKQDNRSASNKKIILNNVSKLVSDVQSNYSQVERTTSNLKMVWAFSLDQQKISQVNDKIQEYVYSDGSLKDKDNKTLKKVFDQIKSTKINNESKQGTDSLFSISGFNGFVKNKDNSIESLSGDLKITEDAKKAVAKVNVPSLLTNNNRGFNSEISGNVDYVFVLPIYLNDLFSTNDVQIKKTSTNGNGGSGTSQNNNYELPIIQNTWMNLNEKYSINERYFNNMSIKKVDSKSGDDVLLANKNDTWYVLLKSNKETANIQVTYSDRTTKTITLKKLEEKNKKSLDFTYKLSKTSDFNKLLFNKNMDANITYDINLKNYDNIKDKQNDAYIWNNDPKKSNDIQDLSAAKKQVLLDQLEAITAKNPDVQNAAKTELYSAYLYTDGIYYKSLFDEISKYIESEKPTLD; translated from the coding sequence ATGAAAAAATTATTAACAATATTAGGTTCTATTTGTTTATCTGCTGGAACAATGGTTACAGCAATAGCATGTAGTACTAAAAATGAAAAATTTGATAAACCTTCTATTACTGATGAATTAGCTCAAAAGATAGTTAGCGGATTAAAATTGACTAATGACTTTAACTTTACAACTGGTGAACAATTTTCTAAATTAGATTACAAATCATTAGTTTTAGATATGATTAATGAAACTATTTCAAAAAACAAATATTCAGATAATTTACATAATTTATCTAGAAAATTTGGGTTAGAAATATCAAAAACAAAAGAGCTAGGTGAAAAAAAATCTCAAGAAGTCTTAAAAAATCTATCAACCATTAAATTATTTACTGAATATACTTCAAAAAGAGCTTCCGAAGAACATTCGGATAATGTTGATCTAGAGTATAGTGCTAATTACCCATTAAATCCATATAATCTAGATCCAAAAAATGGTAAAAAAGATACTACCACATATGCAATTTACTATAAATCTAATAACACAAGCACTGGTGGTGGATCAAACGGGGGTTCTACTTCAAACTGATTAAGATGACAAACAACAGGTGAATTTGACACTCTAGAAAGTAAAGTACCCGGTGTTCCTCAACTTCCAAGTATTAGTCTATTAACCGAATCTGATAAGAACAATTTTAGAATCGCTAAGTTAAGTTCACCTAAAGATCAAGATTATATTAATAAGACTGCAACCGTTGATGATGAAGGTAAAGGTACAAACGGTGGTAGTGATAAGAAAATAGAATGATATAAAAATTCTAATAGTAAATTTGAGACTGATGGTCAAGGAATTATGCAATATAGATTTATGTATCATTTTAAAACTAAATTAGAATCTAAATCGTTCAGCGATTTATTGGGGCATGCCTATATCGATTCAAATCTATATATAGATAAACAAGATAATAGATCAGCTTCAAATAAAAAAATAATTTTAAATAATGTAAGTAAATTAGTTAGTGATGTTCAATCCAATTATTCACAAGTAGAAAGAACTACTTCAAACCTTAAAATGGTATGAGCTTTTTCACTAGATCAACAAAAAATATCACAAGTAAACGATAAAATTCAAGAATATGTTTATTCTGATGGTTCTTTAAAAGATAAAGATAATAAGACACTAAAAAAAGTTTTTGATCAAATAAAATCAACAAAAATAAATAACGAAAGCAAACAGGGAACAGATTCATTATTTTCAATAAGTGGATTTAATGGATTTGTAAAAAATAAAGATAATAGCATTGAAAGCCTGAGTGGTGATTTAAAAATAACTGAAGATGCTAAGAAAGCTGTGGCAAAAGTAAATGTACCATCATTATTAACTAATAATAATAGAGGATTTAATTCAGAAATAAGTGGAAATGTAGATTATGTATTTGTATTACCTATTTATTTAAATGACTTGTTTTCAACAAATGATGTTCAAATAAAAAAAACATCAACAAATGGAAATGGTGGCTCAGGAACATCTCAAAATAATAATTATGAATTACCTATTATTCAAAATACATGAATGAATCTAAATGAAAAATATTCAATTAATGAACGTTACTTTAATAATATGAGTATTAAAAAGGTTGATTCAAAAAGTGGTGATGATGTGTTATTAGCTAATAAAAATGATACATGATATGTTTTATTAAAAAGTAACAAAGAAACTGCAAATATTCAAGTAACTTATTCAGATAGAACAACTAAAACTATTACATTAAAAAAACTTGAAGAAAAAAATAAAAAATCATTAGATTTTACCTATAAATTATCAAAAACTTCTGATTTTAATAAATTACTATTTAATAAAAATATGGATGCAAACATCACTTATGATATCAATCTAAAAAATTACGATAATATCAAAGATAAACAAAATGATGCTTATATTTGAAACAATGATCCTAAAAAATCAAATGATATTCAAGATTTATCAGCAGCTAAAAAACAAGTGTTATTAGATCAACTAGAAGCAATTACAGCTAAAAATCCTGATGTACAAAATGCTGCTAAAACTGAACTGTATAGTGCTTATTTATACACTGATGGAATTTATTACAAATCTCTATTTGATGAGATTTCAAAATATATAGAAAGTGAAAAACCTACATTAGACTAA
- a CDS encoding copper homeostasis protein CutC, which yields MFLEVIAKDLSDIRVINNSKADRIEFCKNLEVGGLTPSLDEIILANQITLKPLHIMIRNNSKDFFFDDYELIKQLEMISVIQKLPNVHGIVIGALNNDYTINEDFLQRVNKIKGSLKITFNRAFDLVDDPINALNVLVKHKIDAVLTSGGTNLNTGLEVIRQLVDQNLDIQILIGGGVDKNNIKQCLTVNNQIHLGRAARMNSSWNSDISVDEINLFKDLDREQNNE from the coding sequence ATGTTCTTAGAAGTGATTGCAAAAGATCTTAGTGATATTAGAGTAATTAATAATTCTAAAGCTGATCGTATTGAATTTTGTAAAAACTTAGAAGTTGGCGGTTTAACTCCAAGTCTAGATGAAATTATTTTAGCTAATCAAATTACTTTAAAACCTTTACATATAATGATTAGAAATAATTCTAAAGACTTCTTTTTTGATGATTATGAATTAATTAAACAATTAGAAATGATTTCAGTTATTCAAAAACTTCCAAATGTTCATGGAATTGTAATTGGAGCTTTAAACAATGACTATACAATTAATGAAGATTTTTTACAAAGAGTAAATAAAATCAAAGGAAGCTTAAAAATTACTTTTAATAGAGCTTTTGATTTAGTTGATGATCCAATTAATGCCTTAAATGTTTTAGTTAAACATAAAATTGATGCTGTTTTAACTAGTGGAGGAACAAATCTAAACACTGGTTTAGAAGTGATTAGACAACTAGTTGATCAAAACTTAGATATTCAAATTTTAATTGGTGGTGGAGTTGATAAAAACAATATTAAACAATGTTTAACAGTTAATAATCAAATCCATTTAGGTCGCGCAGCTAGAATGAATTCATCTTGAAACTCTGATATTTCAGTTGATGAAATTAATTTATTTAAAGATTTAGATAGAGAACAAAATAATGAATAA
- a CDS encoding HIT family protein has translation MDCLFCKIINQEIPSYKIYENEYVYSFLDVRPVSNGHLLVIPKKHFENFSACDDKYLQEVILAKKHLVNLLKEKLNPAGFNYLSNEQAISGQTVLHYHEHIMPKYEKDKGFLLKAEIVDIDELENTFNKIVK, from the coding sequence ATGGACTGTTTATTTTGTAAAATTATTAATCAAGAAATTCCATCTTATAAAATTTATGAAAATGAATATGTATATAGTTTTTTAGATGTAAGACCTGTAAGTAATGGTCATTTACTAGTCATTCCAAAAAAACATTTTGAAAACTTTAGTGCTTGTGATGATAAATATTTACAAGAAGTAATTTTAGCTAAAAAACATTTAGTTAATTTATTAAAAGAAAAATTAAATCCAGCTGGATTTAATTATTTATCAAATGAACAAGCTATTTCAGGACAAACTGTTTTACATTATCATGAACATATAATGCCAAAATATGAAAAAGATAAAGGGTTTTTATTAAAAGCTGAAATTGTTGATATTGATGAACTAGAAAACACTTTTAATAAAATAGTTAAATAA
- a CDS encoding TIGR00282 family metallophosphoesterase, with amino-acid sequence MKVLMIGDVYAKPGREMLEKHLKNIVDQNQIDFIVVNGENTTHGKSICKKHYDFYKSLNVDVITSGNHIFKNAEVLEYIKTTNDLLKPLNMSKHTPGNGYVIVNKNKKKIAVVSLMGQSFMDTVNNPYDALDEFLKTNTDFDILLVDFHAESTAEKIAFAFNYDGIITAFVGTHTHVMTADERLLPNKTAFISDIGMTGVIDSIIGVEVNDVIKRAKTGLPVKFNIATGKCWLNAVVIEIDDKTNKATSIKRLTIKD; translated from the coding sequence ATGAAAGTATTAATGATCGGAGATGTTTATGCAAAACCGGGAAGAGAAATGTTAGAAAAACATTTAAAAAATATTGTTGATCAAAATCAAATAGATTTTATTGTTGTTAATGGAGAAAACACAACTCATGGAAAATCTATTTGTAAAAAGCATTATGATTTTTATAAATCATTAAATGTTGATGTTATTACTAGTGGTAATCATATTTTTAAAAATGCTGAAGTTTTAGAATATATTAAAACAACTAATGATTTATTAAAACCTTTAAATATGAGTAAACATACTCCAGGTAATGGATATGTTATAGTTAATAAAAATAAAAAAAAGATAGCTGTTGTTAGTTTAATGGGACAAAGCTTTATGGATACAGTTAATAATCCATATGATGCACTAGATGAGTTTTTAAAAACTAATACTGATTTTGATATTTTATTAGTAGATTTTCATGCTGAAAGTACAGCTGAAAAAATTGCTTTTGCTTTTAATTATGATGGAATAATAACAGCATTTGTTGGAACTCATACTCATGTGATGACTGCTGATGAAAGATTATTACCAAATAAAACTGCTTTTATTTCAGATATTGGAATGACTGGTGTGATTGATTCAATAATTGGTGTTGAAGTTAATGATGTAATTAAAAGGGCAAAAACTGGTTTACCTGTTAAATTTAATATAGCAACTGGTAAGTGTTGATTAAATGCTGTAGTTATTGAAATTGATGATAAAACAAATAAAGCAACAAGTATTAAAAGATTAACTATTAAAGATTAA
- a CDS encoding putative DNA-binding protein, with translation MKLKNNLLEKTLELSELFKIYKELLTDKQKQYFELYIDEDLSLSEIADEFNISKTAVYDSISKTSKLLFSLETKLHLKQKQDLLISLINKIETNQIDEKQFIKSLKEVIWWKY, from the coding sequence ATGAAGTTGAAAAATAATTTATTAGAAAAAACATTAGAATTATCTGAGTTATTTAAAATTTATAAAGAACTATTAACTGATAAACAAAAACAATATTTTGAATTATATATTGATGAAGATTTATCATTATCTGAAATTGCTGATGAATTTAATATTTCAAAAACAGCAGTTTATGATTCTATTTCTAAAACTAGTAAATTATTATTTAGTTTAGAAACAAAATTACATTTAAAACAAAAACAAGATTTACTAATTTCTCTAATTAATAAAATTGAAACAAATCAAATAGATGAAAAACAATTTATAAAAAGTTTAAAAGAGGTGATTTGATGAAAGTATTAA
- a CDS encoding 3'-5' exoribonuclease YhaM family protein, with product MKKVKDINIEDHLIDTILRIERVIVSTGSSGNNYLILHLADSTGRIEARKWVVNEKDKQLLKPNTIVLLKDTIVHEYRNILQLKVEDYQVIDEKDLLKYHLNKTDLYITAPLDIKTSYLELISLLNSINNQTYKTITLNLIEKYKKEFLTFPAAMSIHHNVTSGLFWHSYTLVKNVLSLKENYLYANIDWDLLICGAILHDIGKVIEISDVNGSDYSLEGKLLGHISIGNAEINKLADKLNLYKDQNNKINKEITLLQHMILASHGKKEFGSPIEPVLIEAVILSALDDLDAKVYKINDELSKIEVDNWTQKIISIDNKMFYKHKK from the coding sequence ATGAAAAAAGTTAAAGATATTAATATAGAAGATCATTTAATCGATACTATTTTAAGAATTGAAAGAGTTATAGTTTCAACAGGAAGTAGTGGAAATAATTATTTAATATTACATTTAGCTGATAGTACAGGTAGAATTGAAGCTAGAAAATGAGTAGTTAATGAAAAAGACAAACAGTTATTAAAACCAAATACTATTGTTTTATTAAAAGATACTATTGTTCATGAATATAGAAACATATTACAATTAAAAGTTGAAGATTATCAAGTAATTGATGAAAAAGATTTATTAAAGTATCATTTAAATAAAACTGATTTATATATAACTGCTCCTTTAGATATTAAAACTAGTTATTTAGAATTAATTAGTCTTTTAAATAGTATTAATAATCAGACTTATAAAACTATTACACTTAATTTAATAGAAAAATATAAAAAAGAGTTTTTAACTTTTCCTGCAGCTATGAGTATTCATCACAATGTTACTAGTGGGTTGTTTTGACATAGCTATACTCTTGTAAAAAACGTTTTGAGTTTAAAAGAAAACTATCTTTATGCAAATATTGATTGAGATTTATTAATATGTGGAGCAATTCTGCATGATATTGGTAAAGTAATTGAAATTAGTGATGTTAATGGTAGTGATTATAGTTTAGAAGGAAAGCTATTAGGTCATATTTCAATAGGAAATGCTGAAATCAATAAACTAGCAGATAAACTAAATTTATATAAAGATCAAAATAATAAAATTAATAAAGAAATTACTTTACTACAACATATGATTTTAGCTAGTCATGGTAAAAAAGAGTTTGGTTCCCCGATCGAACCAGTATTAATTGAAGCAGTGATTTTATCAGCTTTAGATGATTTAGATGCTAAAGTTTATAAAATTAATGATGAATTATCAAAAATAGAAGTAGATAATTGAACTCAAAAAATAATCAGTATTGATAATAAAATGTTTTATAAACATAAAAAATAG
- a CDS encoding uracil-DNA glycosylase, producing MTNLHPSWNKLFTDLNLFNQINNLINKAYSSDDIVFPKQKDVLNLFKLSDLNNIKVVIIGQDPYHDFNQANGIAFSSNALKTPPSLKNIFNELYSDLNIDHFNNNDLTNWVKQGVFLINTCWTVIAHKPNSHTNLGWQKITKKILEQIILHNQNVIFCLWGNFAIKMYDSLLVKSNFVIKSAHPSPLSYKGFKNTKPFSQINNLLINLNLDPINWSL from the coding sequence ATGACTAATTTACATCCTAGTTGAAATAAACTATTTACTGATTTAAATTTATTTAATCAAATTAATAATTTAATTAATAAAGCTTATAGTAGTGATGATATAGTTTTTCCAAAACAAAAAGATGTTTTAAACTTATTTAAATTAAGTGATTTAAATAATATTAAAGTAGTAATTATAGGTCAAGATCCATATCATGATTTTAATCAAGCTAACGGAATTGCTTTTAGTAGTAATGCTTTAAAAACTCCACCTAGTTTAAAAAACATTTTTAATGAACTTTACTCTGATTTAAATATTGATCATTTTAATAATAATGATTTAACAAATTGAGTAAAACAAGGAGTGTTTTTAATAAATACTTGTTGAACTGTAATTGCTCATAAACCAAATTCTCATACTAATTTAGGATGACAAAAAATTACTAAAAAAATTTTAGAACAAATTATATTACATAATCAAAATGTAATTTTTTGTTTGTGAGGTAATTTTGCTATTAAAATGTATGATTCTTTATTAGTTAAGTCTAATTTTGTTATTAAATCAGCTCATCCTTCACCACTAAGTTATAAAGGTTTTAAAAATACTAAACCTTTTAGTCAAATTAATAATTTATTAATTAACCTAAATTTAGATCCTATTAACTGAAGTCTTTAA
- the ftsY gene encoding signal recognition particle-docking protein FtsY, with the protein MGFWAKLKEKLTKKTNQVEQDEPILDQQEQQDQQEEQEQIIEKEIEQEPVVNQDKQVEIIKENKIKKTKTSETKKQEKQTETLKEKKKREKQKEKDKKVEKAMLKSAFNFSKDIKKLSKKYKQADDEFFEELEDVLIQTDMGMKMVLKVSNLVRKKTKRDTSFENIKDALVESLYQAYTDNDWTNKKYRIDFKENRLNIFMLVGVNGTGKTTSLAKMANYYAELGYKVLIAAADTFRAGATQQLEEWIKTRLNNKVDLVKANKLNADPASVVFDAIKKAKEQNYDLLLIDTAGRLQNKTNLMAELEKMNKIIQQVEKSAPHEVLLVIDATTGQNGVIQAEEFSKVADVSGIILTKMDSTSKGGIGLAIKELLNIPIKMIGVGEKVDDLLAFDIDQYIVHLSSGFMQGDEVEK; encoded by the coding sequence ATGGGTTTTTGAGCTAAATTAAAAGAAAAACTAACTAAAAAAACTAATCAAGTTGAACAAGATGAACCTATTTTAGATCAACAAGAACAACAAGATCAACAAGAAGAACAAGAACAAATTATTGAAAAAGAAATTGAACAAGAACCTGTTGTTAATCAAGATAAACAAGTTGAAATAATAAAAGAAAATAAAATTAAAAAAACAAAAACTAGTGAAACTAAAAAACAAGAAAAGCAAACTGAAACTCTAAAAGAAAAAAAGAAAAGAGAAAAACAAAAAGAAAAAGATAAAAAAGTTGAAAAAGCAATGCTTAAATCAGCTTTTAACTTTTCTAAAGATATTAAAAAACTTTCTAAAAAATATAAACAAGCAGATGATGAGTTTTTTGAAGAACTAGAAGATGTTTTAATCCAAACTGATATGGGTATGAAAATGGTTTTAAAAGTTTCTAATTTAGTTAGAAAAAAAACTAAAAGAGATACTTCTTTTGAAAACATTAAAGATGCTTTAGTTGAATCTTTATACCAAGCTTATACAGATAATGATTGAACTAATAAAAAATATCGTATAGATTTTAAAGAAAATAGATTAAACATTTTTATGCTAGTTGGAGTTAATGGAACAGGAAAAACTACTTCTTTAGCTAAAATGGCTAATTATTATGCTGAATTAGGATATAAAGTCTTAATAGCTGCTGCTGATACTTTTAGAGCTGGAGCTACTCAACAATTAGAAGAGTGAATCAAAACTAGATTAAATAATAAAGTAGATTTAGTTAAAGCAAATAAATTAAATGCTGACCCTGCAAGTGTTGTTTTTGATGCTATTAAAAAAGCAAAAGAACAAAATTATGATCTATTATTAATTGATACTGCTGGTAGATTACAAAACAAAACTAATTTAATGGCTGAATTAGAAAAAATGAATAAAATTATTCAACAAGTAGAAAAATCAGCTCCACATGAAGTTTTATTAGTAATTGATGCAACAACAGGACAAAACGGAGTAATTCAAGCAGAAGAATTTTCAAAAGTTGCTGATGTTAGTGGAATTATTTTAACTAAAATGGATTCAACAAGTAAAGGTGGAATTGGTCTAGCTATTAAAGAATTATTAAATATTCCTATTAAAATGATAGGAGTTGGTGAAAAAGTAGATGATCTTTTAGCTTTTGATATTGATCAATATATTGTTCATTTATCTTCTGGATTTATGCAAGGTGATGAAGTTGAAAAATAA
- the phoU gene encoding phosphate signaling complex protein PhoU translates to MSSNKILDRDLDQLRSLIENMIEETKIQYANSYLVIKEENKLIDAQKVIEHDKIINDMQNEFTSIALWKISKQKLVAKDLRLAIGGILITREIERIADYSKGISKFFIYYKPNEKHLLMISELYELVVEMLDIFSDIFENLKVDKEQQVLSLEEKINTKFRSFYDQLIDDIRQKTTKAEAEEIAAVLKQMFNLERAGDHLLNVQEIINFIKTSKFIEKTEKINK, encoded by the coding sequence ATGTCAAGTAATAAAATATTAGATCGCGATCTTGACCAATTAAGATCACTTATTGAAAATATGATAGAAGAAACTAAAATTCAATATGCAAATAGTTATCTTGTAATTAAAGAAGAAAACAAATTAATTGATGCTCAAAAAGTAATTGAACATGACAAAATCATTAATGATATGCAAAATGAGTTTACTTCAATTGCTTTATGAAAAATTTCAAAACAAAAATTAGTAGCAAAAGATTTAAGATTAGCAATTGGTGGAATTTTAATTACTAGAGAAATTGAAAGAATTGCTGATTATTCAAAAGGAATTTCTAAATTTTTTATTTATTATAAACCAAATGAAAAACATCTTTTAATGATTAGTGAATTATATGAATTAGTTGTTGAAATGTTAGATATTTTTTCAGATATTTTTGAAAATTTAAAAGTTGATAAAGAACAACAAGTTTTAAGTTTAGAAGAAAAAATTAATACAAAATTTAGATCATTTTATGATCAATTAATAGATGATATTAGACAAAAAACAACAAAAGCAGAAGCTGAAGAAATAGCAGCTGTTTTAAAACAAATGTTTAATTTAGAAAGAGCTGGAGATCATTTATTAAATGTTCAAGAAATCATTAATTTCATAAAAACAAGTAAGTTTATAGAAAAAACTGAAAAAATAAATAAATAG
- a CDS encoding type I phosphomannose isomerase catalytic subunit, with product MKILKLKPYFSKKIWGGNRLKEFGFDIKDNQNIGEAWVISAHQNGMSYVISDDQYNNLSLKELFENHKHLFNNYKGCYPLLVKIITASDYLSVQVHPDDNYALSHHNQLGKPESWYVIDANKDSELIYGHTAKNKNQLIDLVNQNKWDQLLKKVKVKPNDFLYVAPGKVHAISPNLVIYELQRSSDITYRFYDYNRIDKTTNKPRPLDIFNSIESTITPDIKDHIIHNANNKVFSSDYFSLYVLECDDLKEFEVDEKCDWLQLTIISGSGYINDMYFTKGESAITINGIDKLIVKGKIKIIISWIKTND from the coding sequence ATGAAAATTTTAAAACTTAAACCTTATTTTTCAAAAAAAATTTGAGGTGGAAATAGATTAAAAGAATTTGGCTTTGATATAAAAGATAATCAAAACATTGGTGAAGCTTGAGTAATTTCAGCTCATCAAAACGGAATGAGTTATGTAATTAGTGATGATCAATATAATAATTTAAGTTTAAAAGAGTTATTTGAAAATCACAAACACCTTTTTAATAACTATAAAGGTTGTTATCCTTTGTTAGTAAAAATTATCACAGCTAGTGATTATTTATCAGTTCAAGTACATCCTGATGATAATTATGCTTTATCTCATCACAACCAATTAGGTAAACCTGAAAGTTGATATGTAATTGATGCTAATAAAGATTCTGAATTAATTTATGGACATACAGCTAAAAATAAAAATCAATTAATTGATTTAGTTAATCAAAATAAATGAGATCAATTATTAAAAAAAGTTAAAGTTAAACCAAATGATTTTTTATATGTAGCTCCTGGTAAAGTTCATGCAATCTCACCTAATTTAGTAATTTATGAACTACAAAGATCTAGTGATATTACTTATAGATTTTATGATTATAACAGAATTGATAAAACTACAAACAAACCTAGACCATTAGATATTTTTAATTCAATAGAGTCTACAATAACTCCAGATATAAAAGATCACATTATTCATAATGCTAATAATAAAGTATTTTCTTCAGATTATTTTTCATTATATGTTTTAGAATGTGATGATTTAAAAGAATTTGAAGTAGATGAAAAATGTGATTGATTACAATTAACAATTATTAGTGGATCTGGTTATATTAATGATATGTATTTTACAAAAGGTGAATCAGCAATTACTATTAATGGAATTGACAAACTAATAGTTAAAGGAAAAATTAAGATTATAATATCTTGAATTAAAACTAATGACTAA
- the metK gene encoding methionine adenosyltransferase: protein MNQNIEKRLFTSESVSEGHPDKICDQISDAILDEVLKQDKNAKVACEVFATTNYLLIGGQISSTAIVDYEQVARDVLKKIGYVDDAYGINANTCKIDIKIESQSPDIAQGVELSNDQIGAGDQGIMFGYATNESKTYLPLAITIAHELVYNATSQRKKGLFKWARPDMKSQVTIDYTNINNPKIDTILMSIQHDPNYNEIEFKKYIKENIMDLVAKEFNLNTDFKVLINPTGRFVIGGPQGDTGLTGRKIIADTYGGYSRHGGGAFSGKDSTKVDRSAAYMCRYVAKNLVAAGLADKIEIQVSYAIGISQPISIFIETFNTHKVDLNTIYKAVYENFDFSVSSMIKTLDLKKPIFFKTSKYGHFGKKDLPWEKLDKIEVLKEYKKCS, encoded by the coding sequence ATGAATCAAAATATAGAAAAAAGATTATTTACTAGTGAAAGCGTTAGTGAAGGACACCCTGATAAAATTTGTGATCAAATTTCAGATGCTATTTTAGATGAAGTACTAAAACAAGATAAAAATGCTAAAGTAGCTTGTGAAGTATTTGCAACAACTAATTATTTATTAATTGGTGGTCAAATTAGTTCAACTGCAATTGTTGATTATGAACAAGTTGCAAGAGATGTATTAAAAAAAATTGGTTATGTTGATGATGCTTATGGTATTAATGCTAATACTTGTAAAATTGATATAAAAATTGAATCACAATCACCAGATATTGCCCAAGGTGTTGAATTAAGTAATGATCAAATTGGAGCTGGTGATCAAGGAATTATGTTTGGTTATGCTACAAATGAATCAAAAACATATTTACCACTAGCAATTACTATTGCTCATGAATTAGTTTATAATGCTACATCTCAAAGAAAAAAAGGTCTTTTTAAATGAGCAAGACCTGATATGAAATCTCAAGTTACAATTGATTATACAAATATTAATAATCCTAAAATCGATACTATTTTAATGTCTATTCAACATGATCCAAATTATAATGAAATTGAATTTAAAAAATATATTAAAGAAAATATAATGGATCTAGTTGCTAAAGAATTTAATTTAAATACTGATTTTAAAGTTTTAATTAATCCAACAGGTAGATTTGTAATTGGAGGACCACAAGGAGATACTGGTTTAACTGGAAGAAAAATTATAGCAGATACTTATGGTGGTTATTCAAGACATGGTGGTGGAGCTTTTAGTGGTAAGGATTCAACTAAAGTAGATCGTTCTGCTGCTTATATGTGTAGGTATGTTGCAAAAAACTTAGTAGCTGCTGGTTTAGCTGATAAAATAGAAATTCAAGTAAGTTATGCTATTGGAATTAGTCAACCAATTTCAATTTTTATAGAAACTTTTAATACACATAAAGTAGATCTAAATACTATTTATAAAGCAGTTTATGAAAATTTTGATTTTAGTGTAAGTAGTATGATCAAAACTTTAGATTTAAAAAAACCAATCTTTTTTAAAACTTCTAAATATGGTCATTTTGGTAAAAAAGATTTACCATGAGAAAAATTAGATAAAATAGAAGTACTAAAGGAGTATAAAAAATGTTCTTAG